In Nymphaea colorata isolate Beijing-Zhang1983 chromosome 13, ASM883128v2, whole genome shotgun sequence, one DNA window encodes the following:
- the LOC116266772 gene encoding DExH-box ATP-dependent RNA helicase DExH10 has translation MEESTIDTIDEPQAPAKRKAAADSQAISESSDGTLTQASELLDQPEPKRRAVARTCVHEVAVPSGYESGKDESAHGTLSNPVYNGKLAKTYPFTLDPFQQTSIACLERRESVLVSAHTSAGKTAVAEYAIAMAFRDGQRVIYTSPLKALSNQKFRELNQEFSDVGLMTGDVTLSPNASCLVMTTEILRGMLYRGSEVLKEVAWVVFDEIHYMKDRERGVVWEESIIFLPPAIKMVFLSATMSNATEFAEWICKLRNQPCHVVYTDFRPTPLQHYVFPNGGSGLYLVVDEKEQFREDNFLKLQDTFAKQKVQCNPERNGHGKAAGRIAKGGTASGGSDIYKIVKMIMEHKFQPVIIFSFSRRECEQHAMSMAKLDFNTKEEKDDVEHVFNNAILCLSEEDRDLPAIKLMLPLLQRGIAVHHSGLLPVIKELVELLFQEGLVKALFATETFAMGLNMPAKTVVFTSVKKWDGDSNRCISSGEYIQMSGRAGRRGKDERGICIIIIDEQMEMNTLKDMVLGKPAPLVSTFRLSYYTILNLMSRTEGQFTAEHVIKNSFHQFQYEKALPDVGQRVAKLESEAAALDASSEVELAEYHKLRLDVAQLEKRMMSEITRPERVLCFLVPGRLVKVRDGVTEWGWGVVVNVVKKPTSASSSLPSSLAAARTGSYIVDTLLHCSSGLTNGSRPKPCPPRSGEKGEMHVVPVQLSLVCALSSIRLSIPSDLRPIEARQSVLLAVQELGKRFPNGLPKLDPIKDMGIEDPEFVNLVTKSEELEKQLFAHPLHKSLHNEEQFKSFQRKAEIFHEIQQLKSKMRESQLQKFRDELKNRSRVLRRLGHIDADGVVQLKGRAACLIDTGDELLVTELMFNGTFSDLDHHQVVALASCFIPVEKSNEQIHLRNELSKPLQQLQESARRIAEIQRECKLEINVDEYVESTTTPYLMDVIYCWSKGASFAEVIEMTDIFEGSIIRAARRLDEFLNQLRAAAQAVGETDLDKKFAAGSESLRRGIIFANSLYL, from the exons ATGGAGGAGTCCACGATAGATACGATAGATGAACCCCAGGCCCCGGCTAAGCGGAAGGCCGCCGCCGACTCTCAGGCAATCTCCGAATCCTCCGACGGAACCCTAACCCAGGCCTCAGAGCTCCTCGATCAGCCTGAACCCAAACGCCGGGCGGTCGCTCGCACCTGCGTCCATGAAGTCGCCGTCCCTTCTGGTTATGAATCCGGCAAGGACGAGTCGGCTCACGGCACCCTCTCGAACCCTGTTTACAACGGCAAACTGGCAAAGACCTATCCTTTCACTCTCGATCCCTTCCAGCAGACCTCCATTGCCTGCCTCGAGCGCCGTGAGTCAGTACTTGTTTCTGCTCACACCTCTGCTGGGAAGACGGCCGTTGCGGAGTATGCGATCGCTATGGCATTTCGGGACGGGCAGCGTGTTATCTACACGTCTCCACTGAAGGCTCTGAGCAACCAGAAGTTCCGGGAGCTCAACCAGGAGTTCTCCGACGTGGGGCTCATGACCGGTGACGTGACGCTCTCTCCCAACGCGAGTTGTCTGGTGATGACGACAGAGATACTCCGGGGCATGCTGTATCGGGGGTCGGAGGTGCTGAAGGAGGTCGCATGGGTGGTCTTCGATGAGATTCACTACATGAAGGATAGGGAGAGGGGGGTTGTCTGGGAGGAGAGCATTATCTTTCTACCGCCAGCTATCAAGATGGTTTTCTTATCAGCGACAATGTCAAATGCCACTGAGTTCGCTGAGTGGATATGTAAGCTCCGGAACCAGCCCTGCCATGTGGTTTACACGGATTTTAGGCCTACACCTCTCCAGCACTATGTTTTCCCGAATGGCGGTTCGGGGCTGTATCTCGTCGTAGACGAGAAAGAGCAGTTTCGGGAAGACAATTTTCTGAAGCTCCAGGACACATTTGCAAAGCAGAAGGTTCAGTGTAATCCGGAGAGGAATGGACATGGCAAAGCTGCAGGTAGGATTGCGAAGGGAGGGACAGCCTCAGGGGGCTCAGACATATATAAGATCGTTAAG ATGATTATGGAGCACAAATTTCAACCAGTGATAATTTTTAGTTTCAGCAGAAGAGAATGTGAACAACATGCTATGTCCATGGCTAAGCTTGATTTCAataccaaagaagaaaaagatgatgttGAACATGTTTTCAACAATGCAATACTTTGCTTGAGTGAAGAAGATAGAGATTTGCCTGCAATTAAGTTAATGCTGCCACTTCTCCAACGTGGCATTGCTGTCCATCATTCTGGCCTTCTCCCAGTCATTAAAGAGTTAGTTGAGCTTCTTTTCCAAGAAGGCCTGGTGAAGGCCCTTTTTGCTACTGAAACT TTTGCTATGGGCTTAAATATGCCAGCAAAGACAGTTGTTTTCACATCTGTCAAGAAATGGGATGGTGACAGTAATCGTTGCATCTCTTCTGGTGAATATATACAG ATGAGCGGTAGAGCTGGACGTCGGGGCAAAGATGAACGTGGCATTTGCATTATAATTATAGATGAACAG ATGGAAATGAACACTCTCAAGGACATGGTTCTTGGAAAGCCTGCACCTCTTGTGAGTACTTTTAGGCTGAGTTATTACACGATTCTCAACCTAATGAGTCGTACTGAGGGGCAATTCACTGCTGAGCATGTAATAAAGAATTCTTTTCATCAGTTTCAGTACGAAAAG GCCTTGCCAGATGTTGGACAAAGGGTTGCTAAGCTGGAATCTGAAGCTGCGGCACTTGATGCATCCAGTGag GTTGAACTTGCTGAATATCATAAGTTAAGGCTTGATGTTGCGCAACTTGAGAAGAGAATGATGTCAGAAATAACACGACCTGAGAGggttttatgttttcttgtcCCCGGTAGGCTG GTTAAGGTTCGAGATGGTGTAACAGAGTGGGGATGGGGCGTGGTTGTCAATGTGGTGAAGAAGCCCACTTCTGCATCAAGCTCATTGCCTTCTTCATTGGCTGCTGCTAGGACTGGCTCATATATAGTGGACACCTTGCTGCACTGTTCTTCTGGCCTAACAAATGGCTCTCGCCCTAAGCCATGTCCACCTCGTTCTGGAGAAAAGGGTGAAATGCACGTG GTACCTGTTCAGTTATCTCTTGTGTGTGCGCTTAGCTCTATCAGGTTGTCTATTCCATCTGATCTACGACCTATTGAAGCAAGGCAAAGTGTTCTTTTGGCAGTACAAGAGTTGGGTAAACGTTTCCCCAATGGGCTCCCAAAACTTGACCCCATCAAG GATATGGGCATTGAAGATCCAGAGTTTGTCAACTTGGTAACTAAAAGTGAGGAACTGGAGAAGCAGTTGTTCGCTCACCCTTTGCATAAG TCACTTCACAATGAGGAGCAGTTCAAATCCTTTCAAAGAAaggcagaaatttttcatgagatcCAGCAACTCAAATCAAAGATGCGGGAATCACAG CTTCAAAAATTTAGAGATGAGTTGAAGAATCGTTCTCGGGTGCTAAGAAGGCTTGGTCATATTGATGCTGATGGTGTTGTCCAATTGAAGGGTCGAGCTGCGTGCTTAATAGACACTGGTGATGAACTCTTAGTAACTGAATTGATGTTCAATG GTACATTCAGTGATCTTGACCATCATCAAGTTGTGGCTCTTGCGAGTTGTTTCATTCCagtggaaaaatcaaatgagcAAATACATTTGCGGAATGAACTTTCAAAACCATTGCAGCAACTTCAAGAGAGTGCAAGAAGAATTGCAGAG ATTCAACGTGAGTGCAAACTGGAGATCAATGTGGATGAATATGTTGAATCCACTACAACTCCATACCTGATGGATGTTATCTATTGCTGGTCCAAG